In a single window of the Actinomycetota bacterium genome:
- a CDS encoding phosphopantetheine-binding protein produces MTEAAAYAAPVREFVSRAFKGRVPADDEDIFASGVVNSLFAMELVTFVESTFDLTIDSDDLDLENFSSVDAIARLVARKKRAPAAASS; encoded by the coding sequence CGCGGCTCCCGTGCGTGAGTTCGTGTCCCGCGCGTTCAAGGGACGGGTGCCCGCCGACGACGAGGACATCTTCGCCAGCGGCGTCGTGAACTCGCTGTTCGCGATGGAGCTGGTCACCTTCGTCGAGTCCACCTTCGACCTCACGATAGATTCCGACGACCTCGACCTCGAGAACTTCAGCTCCGTGGACGCCATCGCGCGCCTCGTGGCGCGAAAAAAAAGGGCGCCGGCCGCGGCGTCGAGCTGA
- a CDS encoding acyl-CoA dehydrogenase family protein → MDLTPQRQESASRFRRFADEHVRAHSAAWDAAGRMDTKLVAVLAQEGLLAPVIAREHGGAAMDDLDYGLLCRELSAACSSTRSLVTVQGMVAHAIQRWGTPEQHARWLPGLASGDAVAGFCLTEEQTGSDAASVQTTVHFDGAGARLTGRKLWTTFGQIADLFLVIGTSERGPTAVVVPKDAPGLRTEPVQPMLGLRAAMLATVVLDDCEVPADNVLGKPGFGFSHVASTVLDHGRHSIAWGCAGIARDCLESSAAHASTREQFGFPISEHQLVRRLVSRMVVGVASAEALCEKAAAARMRRDPDAILETMSAKYLASRVAWKAASDAVQVHGAAGCTPESSVQRHLRDARIMRIIEGTDQMLELTICDLAFRRAAP, encoded by the coding sequence GTGGACCTGACACCGCAACGGCAGGAGTCGGCCTCCCGGTTCCGCCGCTTCGCCGACGAACACGTCCGGGCGCACTCAGCAGCGTGGGACGCGGCCGGACGAATGGACACCAAACTCGTGGCCGTACTAGCCCAGGAAGGGCTGCTCGCTCCCGTGATAGCGCGGGAGCACGGCGGCGCGGCCATGGACGACCTCGACTATGGCCTTCTCTGCCGCGAACTCAGCGCCGCGTGCTCCTCCACGCGCAGCCTCGTAACCGTCCAGGGCATGGTCGCGCACGCGATCCAGCGGTGGGGAACGCCCGAGCAGCACGCGCGGTGGCTGCCGGGGCTTGCGTCCGGCGACGCGGTGGCCGGCTTCTGCCTCACCGAGGAGCAGACGGGAAGCGACGCGGCGAGCGTCCAGACAACGGTCCACTTCGACGGCGCCGGCGCGCGTCTGACCGGGCGAAAGCTCTGGACGACCTTCGGGCAGATCGCCGACCTGTTCCTTGTCATAGGGACGTCCGAGCGCGGACCGACGGCCGTCGTCGTCCCGAAGGATGCGCCCGGCCTCAGAACAGAGCCCGTGCAGCCAATGCTCGGCCTCCGTGCAGCGATGCTCGCGACGGTCGTCCTGGACGACTGCGAGGTTCCCGCGGACAACGTCCTGGGCAAGCCGGGGTTCGGGTTCAGCCACGTAGCCTCCACCGTCCTGGACCACGGACGCCACTCGATCGCCTGGGGATGCGCGGGGATCGCCCGCGACTGCCTGGAGTCCAGCGCCGCCCACGCGTCCACGCGCGAGCAGTTCGGCTTCCCCATTTCCGAGCACCAGCTCGTCCGCCGCCTGGTCAGCCGGATGGTAGTCGGCGTCGCGTCCGCAGAGGCGCTGTGCGAAAAGGCGGCCGCGGCGAGGATGCGCCGCGACCCGGACGCGATCCTAGAGACGATGTCCGCGAAGTACCTCGCCAGCCGCGTCGCCTGGAAGGCGGCGTCTGACGCGGTTCAGGTCCACGGAGCGGCCGGCTGCACGCCGGAGTCTTCCGTCCAGCGCCATCTCAGGGACGCCAGGATCATGCGGATCATCGAGGGGACCGACCAGATGCTGGAGCTGACCATCTGTGACCTCGCCTTCCGTCGGGCCGCTCCGTGA
- a CDS encoding 3-oxoacyl-[acyl-carrier-protein] synthase III C-terminal domain-containing protein gives MSGIAHISAALPSRLAPVGSLPETRELSEADRVVFEGLGIETVGADGSSAVDMAVAAGRSLLQDTGLEPTGVDALLVVQSRVPDMLMTSEATRIQTELGMSGALTFSVSDLGCVSINAAIITARGLLGSGAVSNVVVVHGSTPPAPRRFRRPVTINGEGGIAALLTRDAPMQVLDVALQTNGDYWDLFRVEYRDKPTADWTESCRSLKEYSFKLAVESRNRFRELNGAVMDRCGVKAGDVDHWIMQNLSDGAFRFYEEAFGISFTKSCRQNLSRCGHLGSADVLFNLQTAVASDEISAGELVCVMNNSPSAAWSTMLIRT, from the coding sequence GTGAGCGGCATCGCGCACATATCGGCGGCCCTTCCGTCCCGGCTCGCGCCGGTGGGGAGCCTGCCGGAGACCCGGGAGCTGTCCGAGGCGGACCGCGTCGTGTTCGAGGGGCTGGGCATCGAGACCGTGGGGGCCGACGGCTCGTCCGCAGTGGACATGGCCGTCGCCGCCGGGCGGTCCCTGCTCCAGGACACGGGACTGGAACCCACCGGCGTGGACGCCCTCCTGGTCGTGCAGTCGCGCGTCCCGGACATGCTCATGACGTCGGAGGCCACGCGGATCCAGACGGAGCTGGGCATGTCCGGGGCACTGACCTTCTCGGTCTCCGATCTCGGTTGCGTATCCATCAACGCGGCGATCATCACCGCCCGGGGCCTCCTGGGTTCCGGTGCGGTGTCCAACGTCGTCGTCGTCCACGGCAGCACGCCGCCGGCGCCGCGCCGGTTTCGGCGTCCGGTGACGATCAACGGCGAGGGCGGCATCGCTGCCCTGCTCACGCGTGATGCGCCGATGCAGGTGTTGGACGTGGCGCTGCAGACCAACGGCGACTACTGGGACCTGTTCCGGGTCGAGTACAGGGACAAGCCCACCGCAGACTGGACCGAGTCCTGCCGCAGCCTCAAGGAGTACTCGTTCAAGCTCGCCGTCGAAAGCCGCAACCGCTTTCGTGAGCTCAACGGAGCCGTGATGGACCGCTGCGGCGTGAAGGCCGGCGACGTGGACCACTGGATCATGCAGAACCTGTCCGACGGCGCCTTCCGCTTTTACGAGGAGGCCTTCGGGATCTCGTTCACCAAGTCGTGCCGCCAGAACCTGTCGCGTTGCGGGCACCTCGGCTCGGCCGACGTCCTATTCAACCTCCAGACCGCCGTCGCGTCCGATGAGATCTCGGCCGGCGAGCTCGTGTGCGTAATGAACAACTCCCCCTCCGCTGCGTGGAGCACGATGCTGATCCGGACATGA